The genomic interval catgttatttttatgatttaaacagtgaataataattaattacattgaATATGTTATTCAAACATttaatacttattattaataaaagagaGGTTATGATGATATTTGTAGCGAAACCTGTTGTCTCATGCAGAACCAAAACCAATgaatgtaaaattaatttttttttctgcaacTAACTAAATATGTTCTTGAAGTCATTAATTATTCGCTTCATTGTTCCTCTTCTAGCTGCTATATATTTGAAGTAAAGAACCTGACTGGAACCCTAAATTGAACTGATTGGAACCGACAACATTTGAAACACAACATCTCTCTACTTTGTGAACATcctttttttcttgttctttcaaagAAAATGACAATGTACGACCCAATGGCAGAGAGCAGCATGGGTCTGACGTCTCTGACGGATTCACTGTCTGTAACGGAGACAGTGAACGGGACACACAATTTTGAGTTGAAGGGTTACTCTCTAACGAAGGGAATGGGCATTGGAAAATTCATTGCAAGCGAGACATTTACAGTGGGAGGGCACCAGTGGACCATATACTTCTACCCAGACGGCAAGATTCCCAGTGACAATGGTGTTTATGTTTCCATCTTTGTGGCACTTGTTTCCGAGGGCGTCGATGTTCGTGCACTGTTCGAACTTAAGTTGCACGACCAAAGCGGCAAAGGGAATCATTTGGTTTACAGCCACTTCGGTCGCAGCCTCGAGAATGGCCCTTACACTATCAAAACCCGTGGCTGCATTTGGTTAGATCGTCTCAACATTTTCTTTGTTTGATGTGttcatttcttttttcttctctgaGAACCTTGTGTTATTTTATGAAATGATGGATGATTCAGTGGTTTTGTTGTATGTGTTAGGGGATATAAGCGTTTTTTCAAACGAAAAGATCTGGAGGCATCAACTTTCATCAAGGATGACTGCTTGAAGATCAGTTGTACTGTTGGTGTTCTGGTGATGTCGTGTAGTGATTCTTCTATGTTAAACGCAATACATGTTCCTGAATCTGATATAGGAGAAGATTTAGGGATGATGTTAGATTATGAGGAATTATGTGATGTTACTTTCTCCGTTGGTGGGGAAAGGTTTCGTGCACACAAGCTTATTTTGGGTACTCGGTCAACAGTGTTTCAAACCTGGTTTTCGAATGGGTTAGGAAAGGATGATATGGTGATAGTTCTCAATGACATGGAGTCTAAAGTTTTCAAGGTAGCATGTGCTACTTTGTCAGTTTTAATGTGTAATCTCATACCACTTTTCTTCATTATCTAATGTTTTTCTTGTGTCTATTAGGCTTTGCTTCATTTTATATACAAAGACACTCTAATGGAAGATGAAGAGCTCATTCTGTGGCAATCATGCTCCTATTCTTCAATATCAGAATCATTTCCGGCAAAGTTATTAGCTGCAGCGGAAAAGTTTGACTTGCCAAGATTGAAGCTCATGTGTGAATCAATATTTTGTAGTGACATATCTATATATTCTGTTCCATATATTCTGGTTCTTGCATATCGTTATCGTGCTACTGAGTTGAAGTCCATCTGTCAAAAATTTTGTACTGAAAACTATGATGGTGAGATTTTCTACTTAATTTGTCAAATTGAGTTTTAAGTTCAGAATGTTTTAAACTAAAACATGATTTTTGCATTATTTGTTAATGTTTGGAAGTTGATTCTCATATATTCTTTCATCATTGTCCGTTGCAGCTGTGAAGAAATTTGGTGGTTTGGAGTATCTCAGGAAAAATTGTCCGTTGGTGCGAGCAGAACTCCTAAGCATTGCGGTTGGCTTGGACAAATTTACTGTGGCTGATGATAAGAAATCACCAACCTTAGAAAAAGGTAAAAGTTCAAAGATTCACATTTCTGATGCTTAACAACAACAATCTATTAGGGATTACTTTTAAGATTTGGAATGGTCAATGAAATTAGTTGATTCCAAAGACAAAGATGTactcttgataaaaaaaaagatatatgtattacttacaaggctttttAAATAAGACGCATACAAGtttcataatttatttagaAACTTTCATTCTGCTTATATTTCCTTCAATCTATTATAGAATTAGAACAATATATGAAGAAGTCAATATTTAAATAGAATATAAAATGAACATTTATATAGCTAAATCTTGCAATTCATGCCATTGGTACACTTAATTTTTCATTGATCTTATGGCAACTAGAAAGTTTGATTTTATATGGGAGGAGAGGAAATTCTTTAATTTGAGCAAACAatacattatttaatatttttgaaatttaaataaattttttattgacgTTGAAACACAATCTTTTATCCTACTTAAATCTTGACAAGTGTTTGAATAAGTAAGCATTTTTTTcgtaattaaatatgtttaaattttgttttcaaggagtttttttaaaaaaataatctgtttatttatcatcaatatttatgaatattattccTCCTTTTGTATTGTATTTCATAAAATGATTTCTCAAAGTTCGATGACCATATAATATTAACTTG from Phaseolus vulgaris cultivar G19833 chromosome 1, P. vulgaris v2.0, whole genome shotgun sequence carries:
- the LOC137815800 gene encoding BTB/POZ and MATH domain-containing protein 4-like is translated as MYDPMAESSMGLTSLTDSLSVTETVNGTHNFELKGYSLTKGMGIGKFIASETFTVGGHQWTIYFYPDGKIPSDNGVYVSIFVALVSEGVDVRALFELKLHDQSGKGNHLVYSHFGRSLENGPYTIKTRGCIWGYKRFFKRKDLEASTFIKDDCLKISCTVGVLVMSCSDSSMLNAIHVPESDIGEDLGMMLDYEELCDVTFSVGGERFRAHKLILGTRSTVFQTWFSNGLGKDDMVIVLNDMESKVFKALLHFIYKDTLMEDEELILWQSCSYSSISESFPAKLLAAAEKFDLPRLKLMCESIFCSDISIYSVPYILVLAYRYRATELKSICQKFCTENYDAVKKFGGLEYLRKNCPLVRAELLSIAVGLDKFTVADDKKSPTLEKGKSSKIHISDA